Proteins encoded by one window of Candidatus Margulisiibacteriota bacterium:
- a CDS encoding flagellar biosynthesis anti-sigma factor FlgM, whose translation MPIELNAFDEFRKVQLNRSEIKRDREKVDSTKAAEPQEAKAVIEENNRALNLALNNKEFDVNLDKVKQIKEEIEKGNYKANSEKIAKRLVLGEKRGEFNLGLFDT comes from the coding sequence ATGCCAATTGAATTAAATGCCTTTGATGAATTCCGTAAGGTTCAGTTGAACCGTAGCGAAATCAAACGCGACAGAGAAAAAGTTGACAGTACTAAAGCCGCGGAACCGCAGGAAGCAAAGGCAGTAATCGAAGAAAACAACAGGGCCTTGAACCTGGCGCTGAATAATAAAGAGTTCGATGTTAATCTGGACAAGGTTAAACAAATTAAAGAAGAAATTGAAAAGGGAAATTATAAAGCAAATTCTGAGAAAATAGCAAAGAGGTTGGTTTTAGGTGAAAAAAGAGGCGAATTTAATTTGGGACTATTTGATACGTAA
- a CDS encoding rod-binding protein has protein sequence MEINKNLDYTHLTKAATDKQQEKTIKAAKEWESYFIGYMLKEMRKTIPKSDVLGSDGFAKDTYYEMLDQQLAQNIAENGGFGFANSLYKNLFNQQMKIVNQQELEKVYKGV, from the coding sequence ATGGAAATAAATAAAAATTTGGATTATACACATTTAACCAAAGCTGCCACCGACAAGCAGCAGGAAAAAACCATCAAAGCAGCCAAAGAGTGGGAAAGCTATTTTATCGGTTACATGTTAAAGGAAATGCGTAAAACCATACCGAAGTCAGATGTCTTGGGCAGTGACGGATTTGCCAAAGATACTTATTATGAAATGCTGGACCAGCAACTGGCGCAGAATATAGCGGAAAACGGGGGGTTTGGTTTCGCTAACAGCTTATATAAAAATTTATTTAATCAACAAATGAAAATTGTTAACCAGCAAGAGCTGGAGAAGGTTTATAAGGGGGTGTGA